In the bacterium genome, one interval contains:
- a CDS encoding HlyD family efflux transporter periplasmic adaptor subunit — MASRTNADDNLQDPFLDTDPPHWAARGLAYLLILLFLSILLAAIVIQIPETVSGSFVLTHLRGTDPVRASDNGIVTEVRVSEGLSVAKGSPLFVIQSQTVGDRATELRTLEMQKTGTEKKLSNAKMKYESERLGNIEEERRLKGRLAYLTRMMDLKKKQLVVMKELAERFEKLHKEGIANEAEYTNHELEVGRISVELEQFQTEYADAEAGIKKIRHELEARQAEYQTLEQSIHEGVNTDKIRMEALNKELAFSTGDELTIPAPCSGMVVDLQIQAPGAVVHDGDILCALTCSGETLQAKLNIPQTGVVRIKPGQGVKLLYDAFPYQRYGVRFGTVRWVSPASVAVKESTVFPVLVDIQEQSIVIRGQSRSLMPGMGGTAQVVVDTRSLISHAFAPIRQLKEVLAKPPQNRKQP, encoded by the coding sequence GTGGCAAGCAGAACGAACGCAGACGATAACCTGCAGGATCCGTTTCTGGATACTGATCCGCCCCACTGGGCGGCGCGGGGACTGGCGTATCTTCTGATTCTGCTTTTCCTATCCATTTTGCTCGCGGCAATTGTGATTCAGATTCCGGAAACGGTGAGCGGTTCCTTTGTCTTGACTCATCTTCGGGGCACCGATCCGGTGCGTGCTTCCGATAATGGAATCGTCACAGAAGTTCGAGTCTCGGAGGGATTGTCTGTTGCCAAGGGCAGTCCGTTGTTTGTCATTCAATCACAAACGGTGGGAGATCGCGCGACCGAGCTTCGAACTCTCGAAATGCAAAAAACAGGAACGGAGAAAAAACTGAGCAACGCCAAAATGAAATACGAGAGCGAACGCCTGGGAAATATTGAGGAAGAAAGACGCTTGAAGGGCCGGCTCGCGTATTTGACTCGCATGATGGATCTGAAGAAAAAACAATTAGTGGTTATGAAAGAATTGGCAGAACGTTTTGAGAAACTTCACAAAGAAGGGATCGCCAATGAGGCTGAATATACGAATCACGAGCTTGAAGTTGGCAGGATTTCTGTGGAGCTGGAACAATTTCAGACCGAATATGCGGATGCGGAAGCCGGCATTAAGAAAATTCGTCACGAATTAGAAGCTCGTCAGGCTGAATATCAAACGCTTGAACAGTCAATTCATGAAGGTGTGAATACCGACAAGATCCGGATGGAAGCCCTGAACAAAGAGCTGGCATTCAGCACCGGCGATGAGCTGACAATACCGGCTCCCTGTTCCGGAATGGTGGTCGATTTGCAGATTCAAGCGCCGGGAGCAGTTGTCCATGATGGTGACATTTTGTGTGCGTTGACATGTTCGGGAGAAACGCTGCAAGCGAAGCTTAACATTCCACAAACAGGTGTGGTCCGTATCAAGCCGGGTCAGGGTGTAAAGCTCCTTTACGATGCGTTTCCCTACCAGCGCTACGGAGTCCGGTTTGGAACCGTCCGCTGGGTGAGTCCGGCAAGCGTCGCGGTGAAGGAGAGTACCGTATTTCCTGTGCTGGTTGATATACAGGAACAATCGATCGTAATTAGAGGTCAATCGCGATCGTTGATGCCCGGAATGGGAGGCACCGCGCAAGTTGTGGTGGATACCAGATCGTTGATCAGCCATGCGTTTGCGCCGATCCGCCAACTCAAGGAAGTATTGGCAAAGCCACCGCAAAATCGTAAGCAACCATAA